The Phoenix dactylifera cultivar Barhee BC4 unplaced genomic scaffold, palm_55x_up_171113_PBpolish2nd_filt_p 000941F, whole genome shotgun sequence DNA segment ATAAAATATGCATTCATTACTTGATTTAGCGCTATGTGCCTTAACTGTGTAGTAATGGTCCGCTGCACGCTGACAATATGGTAATCGTCCCGCACGAGTAGCATGCGGCGATGATTGCGCCGATCATGCTCTAACCGCAACTTTAGTTTAACCGTCAATCTTTATCACTTCAAGCTGGCACCTCGATTTTCACTGAaatcattcacttcatctatgGCTGAAATCAAAAAAGTTGGTTCATGTCGAGGTCAAGATGTCTAATATTTTCTTCGTCACTGCCAAATAGAAAAATACCATGCTTATCTCAATAGTTATCAAAATGTGTAACTTGGTTCCTGTAGCACCTTACGGTCAGCAAAATTAGCGTTGTGGTCTCCGGAGATCCAAAATGGGCCTGGTCGGGCTGAGTCGAGCCCAGGCCTGGTCATTGGCTGGTCTGGACTTAATTGTATTGCTTTCACCTGGAAACTTAATCCAGGGAACCCACAAGGACACTCTCTCTGTGACTCGGGTTTGGAACCCGGGTTCAACCTAACCAATGAGCCACCTACACGGGCCTCGACTCCGATTCGGACCCGGTCGGCCGACCGAGTCACGGGGACGAGTCACCCCCTTCCTCGTCACCCGTCAATCGTCACCTCATCCCGCCCCACCAATCCCCTACCCGTCCACCGGAACGCCGACCACCACAAAATTGAACCCCAGGAGCCCAATATTAGGGCATCCCCGATCGAACGCTAGGGTTTCTAAGGTCTCCCATTTCCTCCTCGCGAGGGTGTGAGACAGATAGATGGACGCCACCCAGGACGACGCGAGGTATCTCCCCAATCTTCCCTCCCCTTCGATCTGCCGCcgccccttctcctcctcttcctcctcctcctcctcctccccccttgGATCCAAGATCTCCGCCGCTCGGAAATCCTCCTTCCATCCGCCGATCGGCCGTAGCTACGCCGATGAGGACGACGAAGACGATCGGAACGACACGGATGAAGCCGTGGACGAACACGATGATGATGAGGACGAGAACGACGGTGGCGATAGACATCGCAAGATccggggggaggaggaggaggaggaggaggaggcggaaaGCCGCGGGAAGCGGAGGAAGCTGGACAAGTTCGCCCTAGGGTTCGAATTCGCCCCCCGCGTGCCTCGTCCCGCGATCGTGACACTGGAGGGCAAGTTTCCCGCGAAAAGCTCTCCCACCGATTGGTCGGAAGACTCGACCTTCGTGCTCCTCGACGCCTGGGGCGATCGCTATGTCCAGAACGGCCGGAAGAGCCTCCGATCCGACGAGTGGTGCGACGTCGCCAAGAAGGTCGCTCAGTTCTCGAGGACCACCCGATCCGACGCCCAGTGCCGGAACCGACTCGATACTCTGAAAAAGAAATACAAGAAAGAGAAGGTGAGGATGGCGGAGCAAGCGAGTCCTAGCAGCAAGTGGGTTTATTTCAAGAAAATGGATGAATTGATATCGTCTCCGTCGCCTCCAGCTGCGGGGGCGCGGCAGCAGCAACCTCCGCGGCTGTCGTACGGGGTTGATGCAGGGGAGTACGTCTTTGCGAGCTCCAGTATCTATCCGAACCGCTCGAATGGTAATGATGAGACGAGGGACAGCCCAGGAGGCACGGgatcggaggaggatgtggacgaggaggatgatgatgatgagtccgATGGGCTTCGTCCAAGGAGGGAGAAGGTTTCGATGGGGAGCTCGGATTCTTCGTTCAGAATGCTGGCCGATTCCATTCAAAAGTTTGGGGAGATATA contains these protein-coding regions:
- the LOC120107641 gene encoding trihelix transcription factor ASIL2-like translates to MDATQDDARYLPNLPSPSICRRPFSSSSSSSSSSPLGSKISAARKSSFHPPIGRSYADEDDEDDRNDTDEAVDEHDDDEDENDGGDRHRKIRGEEEEEEEEAESRGKRRKLDKFALGFEFAPRVPRPAIVTLEGKFPAKSSPTDWSEDSTFVLLDAWGDRYVQNGRKSLRSDEWCDVAKKVAQFSRTTRSDAQCRNRLDTLKKKYKKEKVRMAEQASPSSKWVYFKKMDELISSPSPPAAGARQQQPPRLSYGVDAGEYVFASSSIYPNRSNGNDETRDSPGGTGSEEDVDEEDDDDESDGLRPRREKVSMGSSDSSFRMLADSIQKFGEIYEKMESRKRQQMVELERMRKELQRDLEMHKRKVLERAQAEIAKIREEEGEEEEEESENDEDGDEVDVSADNLSG